One genomic region from Amycolatopsis sp. FBCC-B4732 encodes:
- a CDS encoding XRE family transcriptional regulator: protein MAVPSPDLGALLREGPFDAALRAAIRARGLSLDRLREHLRARGVSVTTATLSYWQSGRSRPERHESVRGLRQLEAVLEVPSGSLVALLGPPRARRAVTAEIGRFWPDGRRIDAAVSDVDIRWDERLTRLSQHDVVLVGAGREELEIRSRQVLRAEADGPDRWVVILHLDEHDRPLPELRSLRGCRPGRSVLKPEDGLLVVELLFARPLERGETVLTEHTLVNRPPYPVATNYERKFRLPVREYVLEIRFSPEAVPVVCRRFAEPGEETEVVPEGDAVHGVALNFGPGRYGFEWDWPVS from the coding sequence GTGGCCGTGCCGTCCCCTGACCTCGGGGCATTGCTGCGCGAGGGCCCGTTCGACGCCGCCCTGCGCGCGGCCATCCGCGCCCGCGGGCTGAGCCTGGACCGGCTCCGCGAGCACCTGCGCGCTCGCGGCGTGTCCGTCACGACGGCGACGTTGAGCTACTGGCAGTCCGGCCGCAGCCGTCCCGAGCGGCACGAGTCGGTGCGCGGGTTGCGGCAGCTCGAAGCCGTCCTGGAGGTGCCGTCGGGTTCGCTCGTCGCGCTGCTCGGCCCGCCCCGGGCGCGCCGGGCGGTGACCGCGGAGATCGGCCGGTTCTGGCCTGACGGGCGGCGCATCGACGCCGCGGTGTCCGATGTGGACATCCGGTGGGACGAGCGGCTGACCCGGCTCAGCCAGCACGACGTCGTCCTCGTCGGCGCCGGCCGCGAGGAACTGGAGATCCGGTCGCGGCAGGTGCTGCGCGCCGAGGCCGACGGCCCGGACCGGTGGGTGGTCATCCTGCACCTGGACGAGCACGACCGGCCGCTGCCGGAACTGCGCTCGCTGCGCGGCTGCCGCCCCGGCCGCAGCGTGCTGAAGCCCGAAGACGGCCTGCTCGTCGTCGAACTGCTCTTCGCCAGGCCGCTCGAACGCGGCGAAACGGTGCTCACCGAGCACACTCTCGTGAACCGCCCGCCGTATCCGGTCGCGACGAACTACGAACGCAAATTCCGGCTCCCGGTCCGCGAATACGTGCTCGAAATCCGGTTCTCGCCCGAGGCGGTCCCGGTGGTCTGCCGCCGCTTCGCCGAGCCCGGCGAAGAAACCGAAGTCGTGCCGGAAGGCGATGCGGTGCACGGGGTCGCGCTCAACTTCGGCCCTGGCCGGTACGGTTTCGAATGGGATTGGCCCGTCAGTTAA